GATCAGATCCGGCTCGACGTCGGCGCGGGCACGCTCGACCTGTTGGTCGACGCCGCGGACCTCGAACAACGCCGGGTCGGGTGGGAACCGTTGCCGCCCCGCTATACCCGCGGCGTGCTCGCTAAGTACTCGAAGCTGGTCGGGTCGGCGTCGTTCGGCGCGGTCTGCGACTGATACCTTGCGCTCGGCGCGGAAATACCGCGCCGAGCGTCCCGCGGCTCAGCGAATGATGTTCTCCGCCAACTGTTCTCGATCCCCGCTGAACCAGGTCGTGTAAAACGTGTACACCACAGCGGCGAACGCGGCGAGGACCGCCAGACCGAACGGGACCGGGTGCGTCGCCATCGGTAGAGCCAGATAACGGATGCACAGCAGCAGCACCGTGAATGTGCCGACGCCCAGCGCAACCATGCGCACGCGGTACCGGTCCCAGCCGCGATCCGGTTCGCGCAGTACCGATTCGATGGTCAGGCACAGCGTCGCGCCGATGATCAGATCGATGCCGTAGTGCGCGCCGAGGCCCAGGGTCGCGATCAGCGTGCACACCAGCCAGAAGGTGCCGCCCCAGCGCAGCCAGCGCGGGCCGCGGCGCGAATGGATGAACAGCGACAGCGCCCATGCGGTGTGCAGTGACGGCATGCAGTTGCGCGGCGTGATCCCGTCGAACGGCATGGACCCGACCGAAGCGGGCACCGGCGGCACGACATCGGGCCAGACGTTCGCCAATTCCATGCCGTGGCCCCAAGATCCGAACGCGAGGATCGGGCCGACCACGGGGAACACCACATAGAAGATCGGCCCGATCAGCCCGAGCGCCAAGAACGTGCGCACCAGGTGGTGCCGCGGCCACGCGCCGGTGGTCACCCCGCGCAACTGCCAGATGGCGACGACGATGGCCGCGGCGGGCAGCTCGAAGTACACCCAGCGCACGATGCCGAGCGGGATCGGGCCCGCCACCTCGAGGGCGTGGCCGACCAGCCAGGACGGACTGCCGAGCGCCCGATCCGCAAGTTGCACATAGGGATCGAGCACCTGCGGGCAGGCCCACGCGGTGACGTCCAGCCAGATCTCGCCGACCTTCGTCGCGAGGATGAGCAGCGCGCCGAGCGCGATGGTGCGCAGGGCGACCTGTCGCGTCGCGCCGGTCCACCGCCAGGCGGCGATGACCGCGAGCGCGGTGAGCACGATGGTCGGGCCGTTGCCGACGGTGAACGCGCGGCCCTCGACCGCCCGGATGAGCACGAACACCACATCGATGCCGACGGCCGCGGCGAGCGCGTTGAGCCGGACCCGGGTCGTGACGCCGACGAGCGCGAGCAGGAAACCGGCCCACGGTGTGGTCGCCGATTTCGGCCTGCCGACGTAGTCCCAGGCCAGGCTGGTCAGCGGGCCCAGCGCGTGGATGTGCACGGCCACGACCTGACCGAGGACCAGCACGAGCGCCGCGGCGGCCAGCGCGCACCAGACCAGCGCCGGTCGCAGCCGGCGCGGTGCGAGCTGCTCGGTGTCGGGCGAGGCTCGTTGCGGGTCGTGAATAAGCATTCGGACATCGTAAACACGATGTGAACGTGACTACGCAGGCCGGTTAACAGCCGCCGCTCATTGTCAGGTTCGGCCCGGCTGTCCGGCCCGGCTCAGCCGCGCTTGCGGCGGAAGGCGTCGAGCCCGTTGCGGCTCAGCATGGTGACGGTGGTCTTCCACCACGGCCTGGCCGGGTCGGGGTCGTCGCCTGCGCCGAGCAGGTGCAGTTGGTCGGTGTGCCACTGCAGGTCCAGGGCGCCGTCGAAGGAACGCAGGCTGCCGACCTGGGCGAGCCGGCCGCGCACTCCGATCGGCACCGTGCGCAGTCGGTCGTCGCGTTCGGTGATCAGTCCGGTGGCCGCGTCCGGGGTCAGGCAGGTGGGGCGGCCGAGACCGATCACGTCACAGTCCGCGGCCGCGAGCGCCTCGGCCATCACCGACCGGGAACGGAAACCGCCGGTGACCGCGATCGGCACGCCGGCCGCCGCGGTGCGCACGGTCTGCGCGTAGTCGAGGAAGTAGGCCTCGCGGGCGCGGGTGCTGTCGGAGCGAGTGTCGTTGCGGCCCATCATCGCCGGGGATTCGTAACTGCCGCCGCTGATCTCGATCAGGTCCAGGTGTTCGTGCGCCAATTGCTCGACCACCGCCCGCGACTCGTCCTCGGTGAAGCCGCCGCGCTGAAAGTCCGCGGAGTTCAGCTTGATGCCGACCGCGAAACCCGGGCTCACGGCGGATCGGATGCGCCGCACCACCTCGAGCACGAACCGGCGTCGCCGCTCGGCGTCGCCGCCCCAGCGATCGGTGCGCTGGTTGGCCAGCGGAGAGAGGAACTGGGAGACGAGATAGCCGTGCGCGCCGTGGATTTGGACGCCGTCGAACCCTGCGGTCTCCGCGACCTGGGCGGTGGTGGCATAGCGGTCGATGATCGCCTCGATCTCGGCGTCGGTGAGCGCGCGCGGCGTCGGCATGCCGGGAATCTTCGGTGCGATCGCCGACGGCGCCACCGGCCGGGTCCGGGTGGCCAGCGGATTCGCCTGCCTGCCCGGATGATTGAGCTGCATCCAGATGGGCGCCCCGCCGTCTTTGGTGGCTTTCGCCCAGCGGCTCAGACCGTCCAGGTCGCGGTCGTCATCGATCACCACGTTGCCCGGCTCACCCAGATGTCCGCGATCCACCATCACGTTGCCCGTGACGACCAGCCCGAAACCGCCTGTGCCCCAGCGGGTGTAGAGGCGTTCGAGGCGCTGACCGGGACTGCCGCCCGGATCGGCCAGGCCCTCGCTGAGTGCCGATTTCATCAGCCGGTTGGGCAGCACCTGGCCGCACGGCAGGGTGAGTTGATCGGACAGAGTCACGGTGGCGGGCATGGGCGGTCCTTTGGTAGCCGTAACCGGGTGTAATAGCCATCACGGTAGTAGTATGGTCGTACTACCGCAAGGCCCTCGGATACCGCCGGACATGTCCTAGGCTGGGTATCGGAGCTGGAACCCAGGAGAGATCAGGAGGTCCGCGGTGACCATCCGTCCACGCGAGCGGCTGATCGCGGGCACGATCGACCTGATCAGACGCCGCGGAGTCGCGGGCACCGGCATCACCGAACTGGTGGCCTACAGCAACACCGCGCGCCGCTCGATCTATCAGAATTTCCCGCGCGGGAAACAAGAACTGGTCGAGGAAGCCACCCGGGCGGCGGGCAAGATCATGGCGGCCGGTATCGCCGCGAACGCGGGCAAGGGCAGCGCGTCCGTCCGGCTCGCCGCGTTCGTGAAGATGTGGAAGGAACTGCTCGTCGCCTCCGACTTCACCGCGGGGTGCCCGGTCGTCGCCGCCGCACTGGCCGGATCGGAGGTGCCCGCGGCCCCGGCCATCGCCGCCGAATCCTTCGCCGCGTGGGAGGGCCTGCTCACCGATCAGCTGGTTGCCGAAGGCATCGCGGACGAACCCGCAGCGTCGCTGGCGACCATGACCGTCGCCGCGATCGAGGGCGCGGTCATCATGGCGATCGCGGGTCGCACGGTCACCCCGCTGGATCGGGTGGCCACCCAGCTCGATCGGCTGCTGGCCCTCGAGCCCCGCGCGCAGCGGTGATCATGCCCACCCGCTCGCGCGGGTAGCGAGCGCGCCGGGCCCGGTTCTGCCATCGTGTGGTGATGCGCATGTGGGATCGGTTCGCGGCCGTCGTCACCGCCGGCAAATCATGGGTACTGCTGCTCGCGCTCGTTGCCGTGTCGTTCGGCGTGATCGGCGGGATCGGCGACAACGACGCCGCCGGACAGGCCCCGAACTCGTTGCCGGGCAGCGCGGAATCGGCCCGCGTCAAAGAACTGCTCACCCAGTTTCCCGACGCGGGTACCGCGCCCGCGGTCGTCGTGGTGACCCGCACAGACGGCACGGAATTGCGGCCCGAGGATCTGGCGGGTCTGCGAGCGAAGCTGGGGGAGCCGCTCGTCGCGCCCGACCGGAAAGCCGCGATCGGACGGGTACCCGTCGATTCGACGCTGAGCGGATTCGCGCTCACCGATCGCATCGACGAACTGCGCGACGACGTCAAGGCGGCGCAACCAGCCGATCTGCGCATCCAGGTGACCGGTGGTCCCGCGTTCGGCGGTGACATCGCCGATTCCTTCGCCGGCGCGAACATCACCCTGCTCGCGGTGACCGCGGCCGTCGTCGCGCTGCTGCTCGTCGCCACCTATCGATCGCCCGTGCTCTGGCTGGTGCCCTTGCTCGTCGTCGGCTCGGCGGACCGGGTCGCCGCCGCCGTCGGCACCGGGCTGGCGCGCTGGACCGGGCTGGCCTTCGACGGTTCGACCTCGGGCATCACCAGCGTGCTGGTCTTCGGCGCCGGGACGAACTATGCGCTGCTGCTGGTTTCGCGCTATCGCGACGAGTTGCACCGGCACCCCGATCATCGGACCGCGCTACGGCACGCGGTGCGCCACGCCGGGCCCGCGATCCTGGCCAGCAACGTCACCGTCGTCGCCGCGCTGCTGACGCTGCTGCTCGCCTCGCTGCCCAATACGCGCAGTCTGGGGGTGGGTGCGGCGGCCGGGCTGTTGGTCGCCCTGCTGTTCGTGCTCGTCGCGCTGCCCGCGGCGCTCGCGCTGTGCGGACGGAATGTGTTCTGGCCGTTCGTGCCCCGCGCCGACGATCGGGTCGCGGCGGAAACGGGGATCTGGCATGCGATCGCGGCACGGGTGGTGCGCAGGCCGGTGCTGGTGGCGTGCGCGGCGCTGGTCGCGCTCGGCGCGTGCGCGGCCGGGCTGATCGGCGCCGACGTGGGGCTTTCCCAGACGGATCAGTTCCGAGTCCGTGCCGAATCCGTCGAGGGTTTCGACACGCTTGCCGCGCATTTCCCGGCCGGGGCGGCGAACCCGACCATCGTGCTCGCCCGCAGTGATTCGGCTGCCGCGGTGGAACAGACGCTGCGCGCCGTGCCCGGGGTCACCGACGCGCGGCCCACCGGGACGTCGCCGACCGGTCTGACCCGTTTCTCGGTCGTGCTGAACGCCGAACCCGGTTCACCGCAAGCCTTCTCGGCTATCGAGGCGATGCGCGGCGAGCTGGCCGACGTGCCCGGCGCGCTCGTCGGCGGTGGCGACGCGGAGGGTCTGGACACTCGTACGGCCGCCGAACACGATCAGCGCGTGGTGATTCCGACGATCCTGGCCATCGTGTCGGTGATCCTGCTGGCCCTGTTGCGGGCGGTGCCCGCCGCGGTGCTGCTGGTGGGCGTCTCGGTGCTGAGCGCATTGGCCGCGCTGGGGCTCGGCGCGTGGATCAGCCTGCACCTCTTGGGCTTTCCGGCGCTGGACACCAGTGCGCCGCTGTATGCCTTCCTGTTCCTGGTAGCCCTCGGCATCGACTACACCATTTTCCTGGTCACCCGGGCGCAGGAAGAGACGCCCGAGCACGGCAGCACCCAGGGCATCGTCCGCGCGGTCGCCGCCACCGGCTCGGTCATCACCAGCGCGGGCATCGTCTTGGCCGCCGTCTTCTGCGTCCTGGGTGTCCTGCCGCTGATCATCCTCACCCAGCTGGGCATCATCGTCGGCCTCGGCATCCTGCTCGACACCTTCCTGGTCCGAACCGTAGTGATCCCAGCCCTTTTCAGCATCGTCGGCCCCAAAATCTGGTGGCCCAACGCCCTCTCCCGAACCCCGCAGAAAACGCCGTAATGCCCGACGTCGTCGCGCACAGCGCCCATCGCGGGCGGCAAGCCCACGTTCTGGCGGCCGCGCTGAAGGGCTATCTGGGGTCGCCGATAAGGGAGGGTTCGGGCCAGCCGTAGACGCCGAAGTTCTCGCCGCGGCGGTAGAGGTCCAGGCCGGCGCGGGTGCTCTGGATGGTGTTCTCGGGGAGTTCGTCGAGGGGGAACCAGCGCAGCTCCGAGCAGGAGTCGGGTTCACGGTTGCAGGGTTCGCCGGACCAGTTCCGGGCGCGGAAGACGAACACGATCCGGGTCTGGCCGGGTGGGTGCTGGATGTGGATCGAGGCGACCAGCTCGACGTCGTCCCGCTCTACCTGGACGCCGATCTCCTCGTCGGCCTCGCGGATGATGGCGGTCAGGACGTCCTCGCCCTCGTCGAGCTTGCCGCCCGGGGCGTTCCACTGCCCGTCGGCGAACCCGGTGTTGCGCCGGCGCGCGAGCAGGACCCGCCCGTTCTCGATCAGCAGTAGTTGCACGCCGACGATGGTGCGGAAGATGGTCACCTGGCCTCCTGATCGGGTATGGGCACCGAGCATGCCATGTCCGGCACGTCCGCTAGTGCTGGGTCCAGTCCGGTTGGGTGAAATGGGAGACGCGGGCACTGTCGTGGTCCCGTCCGAGCAGGATGAGCTCGCGGAACTGCCAGAGCAGCGCGCCGGTGGGCGCGTGGATCGTCATATCGCTGCCCAGCCGCATCTGCAGCAGGCGCACGTCGTCTGGGGCAGCGACCGGCGCGGGCTCGTCGCGCAGTTCCGGCTGCGGGACCGCTTGCTGCCGCGACACCCAGTGCGGCACGTCGTCGGCGGCGAGCCGGTCGAGGTTCACCAAGTGCACCGAGTGGACCTCGCTCGGGTTCGGGGTCAGCTCGGCGGCGTCGGGCAGCGCCGCGATGAACGGCGTGATCACGAATCCGGAAGCGGCGGGGAAGTCGTCGAGCAGGCCGACCAGATCGGTGGACGCGACCGTCATGCCGAGTTCCTCGTGCAGTTCCCGCAGGACGGCCTGTTCGGCGGTCTCACCCGGATCGATCCGGCCGCCGGGCAGTCCCCACTGTCCCGCGTTGCGGCCCTGGTAGGCCCGTCGGATGACGATCACCGCGGGGGAGCCGTCGGCCTGCCCGACCACGCACAGCAGTACCGCGGCGCGGCGCAGGCCCGGCTCGTCGGGCACCTCGGTCCGGACGAACCGACGCAACCGGGTGCGGGCGAGGACGCGGAATTCGTCGACGCTCTCGGGCAGGAACGGTCCGGGAGTCATGCCTTCGATCTTGCCGCACTCCGGCCATAATCGTTCGCCGAGTTCACTTTCCCGGCCCGACATGCACCGGCACGTCGTCGGCCCAGGGCTGGCGGGTCACCATGTCGGCGACGTGCACCACGCCGTGCTCGAACTCGCCGGTGGCGGCGTCGACGAGCCGATAGGCCTGAGTGCCCTTGTGGATCGGCTGCGCGTCCAGCAGCACCACGCGGACCTCACCGGGCTCGAAGTGGCACCGCTGCTGCAGCGCGGTGATGAGTTGCTCGTTGTGCAGGTGCCCGTCGCCGAAGTTCCAGCCGACGGCGGTGCTGCAGATCCGTTCGCCGTCGGTGAGGACGTACTCGTCCTCGTGTCCCGCGGGCATCGCCCGGTGCACCAGCGTGAACAGCGCGCGTCCGTGGGTGTTCATGGCGCGGAAGGCATATCCCATGTACATCGGGATCTCCGCGCGGTCCTTCCCATAGAACCGTTCCAGTTGGGCCTGCGGCATGCTGGCGATCGCGACGATATGCCGGCTGATCTTCGCCGCCGCGGACGGCTTGACGCACCACATCGTGGTGTCCCAGTTGCCCGCGTAGTACCGCATGCCCGGCAGGAAGGATATCTTGCGCGGGAACAGGTTTCCGGTGACGACGATGCCCGCGATCACCACGAACAGCACCGCCACCGGCACCGGCTGGGTCAGTGCGCCCAAGCCGAGATCGGCGTGTGCCACGAACAGCACCAGCACGCCGAAGATCATGAAGACGTTCCACTCCAGCGGAACTCCCATCGGCACCGCCGTCAGGATGGCCAGGTGGAAGCCGATCATCAGGATCGCGGCCACCGCGGTCACCGGGCCGCCGTGCGAAAAGAACAGCACCACCGGCACGCACATCTCGACGACGGTGCCGCCGTGCGCGAACAGCCGGGAGAGGCGGCCGGGTCGCAGATCGTCCGGGAAGTTCTCGAAGAACCTGCGTTTGAGCGACTTGCGCCGGAACACCGGGCTGTTCGACATCATCGTGGACACCACGAACGGGAAGTGCTTGTTCAGTTTCGAGGTTGCGGCGCCCATCCAGATCACCACGAAAACCACCTTCGCGGCGACGATCGGATCGGCGGCCGTGAACAGGAAGGTGACCGTCAGCGTGGCGTACACCTCACCGCGCGCCGCCAGGAATATCACCTTGTCGCGCAACCCGATTGCGGCGAGCAGTCCGAGGATCACTGCGATCTCCCATACCGGCAGCAGCCCGATGGAAGTATTCATCTCCGACACCGGTCCGGTGCCATCGGAGACCAGCGCGACCGAAATCGCAACCAGCAGTGCGGCATACAAAGCGATATCGATGATCGTGCGATCGGTACCCCTGGTCAACGGCACCCGGTTCGGCCACGGCGGTAGCCGAATTGTCCTGGGCCGCAACCAATACAGGATCGAGCCGAGCGGCGGGAAGTATCTGTTGTTCAGCGGTCCGAACCCGCAACCGAGCCCGACCACCTCGAACAAGAGGGTGTAGAGCACCACCTTCTGGAAGACGATCGGCTCCGACCACCAGTCGCCCACCGCGGTGAATCCGTCGATGCCCGCGGTGCTCAGCGCGATCAGCCAGCCGCCGAGCAGGTAGAGGCAGATCTTGCCGACATAGAATAGGTGCAGAGCGACCGGAGTGCCGAAACCCACTTCGGCCCAATGCCGGGCCATCGGCCGAATCCGTTCGGCGCGTGTGCCTTTACGCCATTCCGGCAGATCGACCACTGGTAGGTCGGGCTCGAGAAAACCCATCAGCACGCTCCGCTCGACAACGCCGGGGGCCCACCGGATCAGGACCTCGCGGTCCCTGGATACGTTGGCAGTTGCGACATTTGCTGTCAATCAACTGTCCGGACATGCGCACACACCGGGACAGTTGATTGACATCGACACGGCTCGTGTGGTGGCCGCGGGATTCGCT
This genomic stretch from Nocardia brasiliensis ATCC 700358 harbors:
- a CDS encoding NUDIX hydrolase, giving the protein MTIFRTIVGVQLLLIENGRVLLARRRNTGFADGQWNAPGGKLDEGEDVLTAIIREADEEIGVQVERDDVELVASIHIQHPPGQTRIVFVFRARNWSGEPCNREPDSCSELRWFPLDELPENTIQSTRAGLDLYRRGENFGVYGWPEPSLIGDPR
- a CDS encoding NADH:flavin oxidoreductase/NADH oxidase family protein — its product is MPATVTLSDQLTLPCGQVLPNRLMKSALSEGLADPGGSPGQRLERLYTRWGTGGFGLVVTGNVMVDRGHLGEPGNVVIDDDRDLDGLSRWAKATKDGGAPIWMQLNHPGRQANPLATRTRPVAPSAIAPKIPGMPTPRALTDAEIEAIIDRYATTAQVAETAGFDGVQIHGAHGYLVSQFLSPLANQRTDRWGGDAERRRRFVLEVVRRIRSAVSPGFAVGIKLNSADFQRGGFTEDESRAVVEQLAHEHLDLIEISGGSYESPAMMGRNDTRSDSTRAREAYFLDYAQTVRTAAAGVPIAVTGGFRSRSVMAEALAAADCDVIGLGRPTCLTPDAATGLITERDDRLRTVPIGVRGRLAQVGSLRSFDGALDLQWHTDQLHLLGAGDDPDPARPWWKTTVTMLSRNGLDAFRRKRG
- a CDS encoding DUF3556 domain-containing protein, which produces MGFLEPDLPVVDLPEWRKGTRAERIRPMARHWAEVGFGTPVALHLFYVGKICLYLLGGWLIALSTAGIDGFTAVGDWWSEPIVFQKVVLYTLLFEVVGLGCGFGPLNNRYFPPLGSILYWLRPRTIRLPPWPNRVPLTRGTDRTIIDIALYAALLVAISVALVSDGTGPVSEMNTSIGLLPVWEIAVILGLLAAIGLRDKVIFLAARGEVYATLTVTFLFTAADPIVAAKVVFVVIWMGAATSKLNKHFPFVVSTMMSNSPVFRRKSLKRRFFENFPDDLRPGRLSRLFAHGGTVVEMCVPVVLFFSHGGPVTAVAAILMIGFHLAILTAVPMGVPLEWNVFMIFGVLVLFVAHADLGLGALTQPVPVAVLFVVIAGIVVTGNLFPRKISFLPGMRYYAGNWDTTMWCVKPSAAAKISRHIVAIASMPQAQLERFYGKDRAEIPMYMGYAFRAMNTHGRALFTLVHRAMPAGHEDEYVLTDGERICSTAVGWNFGDGHLHNEQLITALQQRCHFEPGEVRVVLLDAQPIHKGTQAYRLVDAATGEFEHGVVHVADMVTRQPWADDVPVHVGPGK
- a CDS encoding phosphatase PAP2 family protein produces the protein MLIHDPQRASPDTEQLAPRRLRPALVWCALAAAALVLVLGQVVAVHIHALGPLTSLAWDYVGRPKSATTPWAGFLLALVGVTTRVRLNALAAAVGIDVVFVLIRAVEGRAFTVGNGPTIVLTALAVIAAWRWTGATRQVALRTIALGALLILATKVGEIWLDVTAWACPQVLDPYVQLADRALGSPSWLVGHALEVAGPIPLGIVRWVYFELPAAAIVVAIWQLRGVTTGAWPRHHLVRTFLALGLIGPIFYVVFPVVGPILAFGSWGHGMELANVWPDVVPPVPASVGSMPFDGITPRNCMPSLHTAWALSLFIHSRRGPRWLRWGGTFWLVCTLIATLGLGAHYGIDLIIGATLCLTIESVLREPDRGWDRYRVRMVALGVGTFTVLLLCIRYLALPMATHPVPFGLAVLAAFAAVVYTFYTTWFSGDREQLAENIIR
- a CDS encoding NUDIX hydrolase; the encoded protein is MTPGPFLPESVDEFRVLARTRLRRFVRTEVPDEPGLRRAAVLLCVVGQADGSPAVIVIRRAYQGRNAGQWGLPGGRIDPGETAEQAVLRELHEELGMTVASTDLVGLLDDFPAASGFVITPFIAALPDAAELTPNPSEVHSVHLVNLDRLAADDVPHWVSRQQAVPQPELRDEPAPVAAPDDVRLLQMRLGSDMTIHAPTGALLWQFRELILLGRDHDSARVSHFTQPDWTQH
- a CDS encoding TetR/AcrR family transcriptional regulator, translated to MTIRPRERLIAGTIDLIRRRGVAGTGITELVAYSNTARRSIYQNFPRGKQELVEEATRAAGKIMAAGIAANAGKGSASVRLAAFVKMWKELLVASDFTAGCPVVAAALAGSEVPAAPAIAAESFAAWEGLLTDQLVAEGIADEPAASLATMTVAAIEGAVIMAIAGRTVTPLDRVATQLDRLLALEPRAQR
- a CDS encoding MMPL family transporter, translated to MRMWDRFAAVVTAGKSWVLLLALVAVSFGVIGGIGDNDAAGQAPNSLPGSAESARVKELLTQFPDAGTAPAVVVVTRTDGTELRPEDLAGLRAKLGEPLVAPDRKAAIGRVPVDSTLSGFALTDRIDELRDDVKAAQPADLRIQVTGGPAFGGDIADSFAGANITLLAVTAAVVALLLVATYRSPVLWLVPLLVVGSADRVAAAVGTGLARWTGLAFDGSTSGITSVLVFGAGTNYALLLVSRYRDELHRHPDHRTALRHAVRHAGPAILASNVTVVAALLTLLLASLPNTRSLGVGAAAGLLVALLFVLVALPAALALCGRNVFWPFVPRADDRVAAETGIWHAIAARVVRRPVLVACAALVALGACAAGLIGADVGLSQTDQFRVRAESVEGFDTLAAHFPAGAANPTIVLARSDSAAAVEQTLRAVPGVTDARPTGTSPTGLTRFSVVLNAEPGSPQAFSAIEAMRGELADVPGALVGGGDAEGLDTRTAAEHDQRVVIPTILAIVSVILLALLRAVPAAVLLVGVSVLSALAALGLGAWISLHLLGFPALDTSAPLYAFLFLVALGIDYTIFLVTRAQEETPEHGSTQGIVRAVAATGSVITSAGIVLAAVFCVLGVLPLIILTQLGIIVGLGILLDTFLVRTVVIPALFSIVGPKIWWPNALSRTPQKTP